The genomic interval GTGAGAAAAGGAATCtgcgcccaacgtggggctcgaacccacgaccctgagattaagagtctcatgctctaccgacTGAGCTAGCCGGGCGGGTGAGACTACTAGCATGAGCAGTTCGTTCACGTAACTAACCGAGTAGACTTCAGCAGTTATATATATAACTTGAAAATTGCACTTTTGATACATATAAGAGGTTAAGAATTGTCTCACTCAATTGAATTCttatgaattaaaatgtggttttacaggggacatgtttttcagctgctgttcagtAAGAAATAAGCCTGAACCCTGTAACtaccaatgtgtagctgagataacGTGGGTTCAGTCTGAAATCAACAGTTTTTATGTATCTTCAATAGTTTTAGAaccacatccacacaaacatgacagatttgGTGTGGAATCACATTTTTTATCCTTTTAATTTAACGTATGAATTCTTAAGTTATGGACAAAACCTTGTTTTGTGAGGTCATGGTGAGCTCGACCACTTCCCACCAAATTTTAATCACTTCATCCTTAAGTCTTGTACAATTGAGCCACATTTTAAGGATTTCCCTTCATATCGTGCTCACGAGAATGGGTCGAACACAACATATAACATAATAATGAATTCCTCTGGTTGCAGCTGTCGCCggcgcagaggcataaaaatctgtttccatTTTCCCTGAAGAGAAGCTCACCTCCTTGCTGTATGGTGGACGGCAGCACATTTTCACCCGCTGACAGTGACACGAAGAAGGCGAAGGGGATGACCCAGAGGCAGATGGTGAAGTAGGCCAGCACCTGAGGCCAAAAAGGATTAAGTGGAATATGTTTTTACGGAATGATATGTAACAGCAGAACATTTTTCaccatttcattaaaaaaaacagcttatGACTGAGCTGATTAATCTGAGTACGTGATATAGATATGCATGATAATACTGgatatgtataaatatgagaTGTAAAAATGCTGCCCGCTCCAAATCCTTACCTCTGAAAATGGGTAATACTCTTGTGCAAAGTACTGGAAGGCCATATAATGGTTCACCACTATCAACACTGTGGAGTGGAGACAAAGGAAACAGTGAAGAAGGACAAGATGGTGAGGAAGCTGTTACAAGTTCATTTGAGGTGATGCTGTTTGCagttgctttgctttgctttcgAGTGTGTCGTACTGACCGCAGGAGAGGATGAAGTTGGGGGAGCTCAGCAGTATGTAGGGGAAGGTCTGCAAGAGGCCGAAGTACACCAGGTTGGTGAAAAGACCAACTCCCACCATCAACACTGGGAAGCCGTCAATAACATAGAGGCCTGCCAGCACACCTGTAGAGAACTGGACACAACCACACGTGAAGTGACATAGCAGTTTGTGATCAGCCTTGAATAAGTAATTTCTTAAACTGAACCTACTCACCAGAatcatgtattttattattcGACTGGTGGCTACTGTGTATTCTTCTATTAGTTCTGCCAGGTAGTACAGGCCAGCAGCTGAGTGAGGACAGGGGATGAACAGGACACAGAAAAGTCACAAAATGTTAATAGACAGAATGATTTGATATTGTAACTCAGTATTAACATAAAGCGTAAAACatacatattaaatatattgaCCGAGGCTGGCACAGCATTTAATCAATTATAGTATTTAAGCACCGGCTCATGGAAAGTTTGCGTCACACTAAAGCAATCTGAACTTTCCAAAAGAGACAAAGATAAGATGACAGTGGCGGATCGCCTTTAACTTTCAAAGTCCATATTTGTCAAACACTATCCCTAAACTTTATTCCTCCTCCCAGCGCTTCACAGTTTAACTTTTAAACAAGATAGTATGATAGCAGATAGTATGCAGTGATAAATGTTATTAAACCGGTAATGAAACAGACGCTTTGCAGCCCTTTTCTTGAATTTATTGATCAAAGACAAAGCAAATGTAATGTTGGACTAAAGGAAACACACTAGAGACTTTTTGCCAGCTCATATGCTTTTCTTATTAATGCACTGACCTGTATTGTACTGGTATAAACTACCTATTCTCTGATTAATGTGCGATAACTTATCAATAAACCTTcaataaaaaggtaaatgtaTCACACATTACAATGATTACACTTCATGTGTTTTGACCTTTGAGTCACAATCAGCTCAGCAAACGTTTAAAAGTGACGTCGATTCAACtgaatgataataaaagaaaaacaagagctgCATCAGTCTCTTTATTTACTTGTGACAGAGTCAGTGAGCAGGAGCCACACCTGTCAGCTGCTCAGATACGTGGACACAGACTCTTTGCCACGTATCACGCGGACGTTCAGAAAGCGAACCAACAACCTCCCCCGAACCAAACTCCCTGTTGAAGCCGGTTTCTCCACAGCGTTCATTAATGTAAACACACGAACAAACCTCCACGCTAACTTTTCGGGCAGCACTGTTAGCTAGCATGTTAACCTTTGCACCGTGCACCCTGCAGCCGGGTGCGACTTTCATCACTTCGCTGCAGACGACGTGAAACACAGACACGTTGTCTGCTGATACAACAACCGACCGAGTGGTTTTGCATTCTGTAAAACCCGGAGAGAGCCCAATAAAAGGGAGAGATAGCGTTAGCATCAGTTAGCAAACATTACTTCCAGCTCCAAGAGTTGCCAGtgtcattaaaaaccaaaaaaatgaattgaattgtgttgattaaacactaataaatgtatattacaaattaaatttgtttgAAAATTAGGTGACGTTGACGTGTTTGATAAGGAAAAGAGATGCAAAACTAGCCAGCTAGCTAAGTAActgctgagtgtttgtgtgaattaaCTTCTTTACACTTGAGGAAGTTTAACTTTTTCCACGTGTGTCTTATTAACAACACATCGATCAGTGCAGAAcgagtttttttaaaaattgataAACAGCTGCGGTGACGTTTTACTGCCGAACCTTTAAATGCTAGTTCAGGTCCGTTAGCGCTAGCGAGCAGATCCGAGCTAGCACGCTAGCACTCGCAGGGCTTGTCACCGCGCACTTACCGATGGCGAGCGTGACGAAGGAGATGTGCACCACCAGCGACAGCCAGCTGAGCAGATAAATAAACCACATCTCTCTGCGCAGGAGACGacgcacacaaataaaacagaaaaaaacacggACAGCTAGCCGAATGCTAACTGCGCTAACTTCCTCCCTCGGTGGTTCCAGTGCGAGCTAACGAGAGcagggaagagggggggggacataAGGGGTACCGGTGTGGAGCAGGCTGCAGCGCCGCCGCGGTTTGGAAGAGAATTGCAGTTGTGTTACGCGTTTCAAACTACGTTGTGTTAGATAAATTCAGGGGGACAGAATAAAATGGATTAAATGTTAGATAGGATTGATTTTGGCTTTCCATAACTTGGATCTGTTATATTGTTTCTAATTTTAACttctaattctaaccctaaccttataaccaggtcttaaccctcaaacagcccattgaattcGTGAGGACcagcaaaaatgtcctcacaatgatggtattgaaccaaaattggccctgataactatagatagacacacacacacacacacacatacacacacacacacacacacacgtctccaaCTTAACTTAAACCTTACCTTAATCTAAAccttaacattaaaacaagtCTTTACCTTAACATGTAATGATTTATGTCATGAGGACttgatttttgtccccataatgtgacagTACAAACAGATGtcggtccccacaacatgagtaatacccggagcacacacacacttgccatCGTGTGTATGAATTCAATAACACGGAGAAGGTGGCGGCCCACATCATTTTATCTGAAAAGCTCACACCTTTGAGATTGAGGAGAGAAACGATAAAAAATGTATGGCGCAGAGTTAAAAGGCAGAGGCTGCGGTAAAAAGAgctaaataaagtaaatatataatgtgaaaCAGTGTGAAGACACTAAAATGGTGTCGGAGTCGAAGGTGAGAGTAATTTCATCCCCTTTTCAAATGCTTTTAACAAAGGCACAGAGATAAGATAGCCGGCACGGTGTGCGGCTGTGTGTGCTcactcatgcatgcacacatatatatatatacagtatctgtgtggaggtgagaaaacaaaaggcaaCCTGCTGCATTTAAAGAGACTTTCAGGAGGGAGTCACCTGAGGCTCTTATCTCAGCAACACCTCTGGGCTCTGGGTGTGGGAGCTTTAATGGGCCTTAATAAAATGGCAGCCGCCGTCCGTCTGCTGGATCCAGCTTTAAGAGGCAGACACCTCGGGAGAGAAGTGGCCAAGGTGAGCGTTTCCCATTCAAGGGtgtctttttttaatggctCGGGCTATTTTCCGTCTGTATTCTCCGGCATTGAAATCCCTGTAACTTGCACTTAGATCAAATATAAACCCAAGCAGCCAAAAAGAATGATGTCGGACATTAACCACGGCTGAGGGAGCTCCATTTCCTTTGACACGCAACAAGTCCTGGCTCTCAGTGGCAGATTTGGGTTAAAtggaatttgaaaaaaaagcatttctttgtttctctttgaccATGAATGTGGGGTTTGATGGTTGTTTGCGATATGCCCCACCCGTCTGGGGCTCCCAGGAggttaaaacaaacaccaaggTCTGTTTTCTGACTGTATCTGATCCAGAGGGGAAATCAGTTtttaacagaaacaaagacaaaccacTGGTTTccttacattttattgtaagaGATCACGGACGCGGGGCCTTTTCAGTGCAAAGAAATTATGTGTTCCTT from Hippoglossus stenolepis isolate QCI-W04-F060 chromosome 23, HSTE1.2, whole genome shotgun sequence carries:
- the tex261 gene encoding protein TEX261 — translated: MWFIYLLSWLSLVVHISFVTLAIAAGLYYLAELIEEYTVATSRIIKYMILFSTGVLAGLYVIDGFPVLMVGVGLFTNLVYFGLLQTFPYILLSSPNFILSCVLIVVNHYMAFQYFAQEYYPFSEVLAYFTICLWVIPFAFFVSLSAGENVLPSTIQQGDDVVSNYFTKGKRGKRSGILIVFSFLKEAVLPSRQKMY